In Sander vitreus isolate 19-12246 chromosome 7, sanVit1, whole genome shotgun sequence, a genomic segment contains:
- the npbwr2b gene encoding neuropeptides B/W receptor type 2b, whose amino-acid sequence MENVSIPGGAPPPVCNDSVDFYSLASGNRTDPNCTPPSEFYFYADLYIILPVIYSVICAVGLTGNTAVIYVILKAPKMKTVTNMFILNLAIADDLFTLVLPINIAEHLLHYWPFGEVLCKVILSIDHYNIFSSIYFLTVMSIDRYLVVLATVRSKRMPYRTYRAAKIISLCVWILVILIVLPFSVFAGVYMNPNDGRKSCVLSFPSPESLWFKASRIYTLILGFAIPVSTICILYTMMLYKLRNMRLNSNAKALDKAKKKVTIMVFIVLAVCLFCWTPFHLSTIVALTTDLRTTPLLIGISYFITSLSYANSCLNPFLYAFLDDSFRKAFKKMLECRPA is encoded by the coding sequence ATGGAGAATGTGTCCATCCCTGGCGGTGCGCCACCACCAGTCTGCAACGACTCGGTGGATTTCTACTCCCTCGCGTCAGGCAACCGCACTGACCCAAACTGCACTCCTCCGTCTGAGTTTTACTTCTACGCTGACCTTTACATAATTTTACCGGTCATCTACTCTGTAATCTGTGCAGTGGGGCTGACAGGCAACACGGCTGTCATCTACGTGATCCTCAAAGCTCCCAAGATGAAAACGGTCACCAACATGTTCATCCTGAACTTGGCCATCGCCGACGACTTGTTCACTCTGGTGTTGCCGATCAACATAGCCGAACACCTGCTGCACTATTGGCCTTTTGGCGAGGTTTTGTGCAAAGTCATCCTGAGCATCGACCACTACAACATATTCTCCAGCATCTATTTCCTGACAGTTATGAGCATTGACCGCTACCTGGTGGTTTTGGCCACAGTGAGGTCCAAGCGCATGCCGTACCGCACCTACCGAGCAGCCAAAATCATCTCGCTCTGCGTCTGGATCCTGGTCATCCTCATTGTCCTGCCTTTCAGCGTTTTCGCTGGTGTATACATGAACCCAAACGACGGCAGGAAGAGCTGCGTGCTCAGCTTCCCCAGCCCAGAGAGTTTGTGGTTCAAAGCAAGCCGGATCTACACGCTGATCCTGGGCTTCGCCATCCCCGTCTCGACCATCTGCATCCTGTACACCATGATGCTATACAAGCTGAGGAACATGCGACTCAACAGCAACGCCAAGGCGCTGGACAAGGCCAAGAAGAAAGTCACCATCATGGTGTTCATCGTCTTGGCCGTGTGCCTGTTCTGCTGGACGCCGTTCCACCTCAGCACCATCGTGGCTCTGACCACGGATCTGCGGACTACGCCGCTCCTGATCGGCATCTCCTACTTCATAACCAGCCTGAGCTACGCCAACTCCTGCCTCAACCCGTTCCTATACGCCTTCCTGGACGACAGCTTCCGGAAGGCCTTCAAGAAAATGTTGGAATGTAGACCGGCCTGA